Proteins encoded within one genomic window of Streptomyces profundus:
- a CDS encoding extracellular solute-binding protein, whose product MRRSIGTTAVLAALAVAATACGGDDGGDGGGNGGGSSSEGDGKLSGTVTYWDTSNETEAAVFQAVAEEFADEHPGVTVDYVNVGFDDAQNRFKNAAGANEAPDVMRTEVAWVADFASLGYLYPLDDTAALDNQDDFLDEPWASTQYDGQTWAVPQVTDTLALFYNKELLAEAGVEVPESLDQIRQDADAYEAVGTVPLYVRGDDPYWFFPFLYGEGGDLVDADAERVTIDDEAGVAAFEQMNDLIESGAAITDTSDGWENMMSGFAGGDVAMMINGPWAIADATEALGDNLGVAPVPAGSQAQGSPLGGWNYGIYAGTPDAEASMEFVKYMSSAETQARITEELSLLPTRESVYAEPAVEANEMVQFFKPAVDVAHERPWIPQAQSLFEPLRISIESMLTGSASPQEAAQDTGNTYRDLLEDWS is encoded by the coding sequence ATGCGGCGCAGCATAGGGACCACGGCCGTGCTGGCAGCACTGGCTGTTGCGGCAACAGCTTGCGGCGGGGACGACGGTGGCGACGGCGGGGGTAACGGCGGGGGCAGCAGCTCCGAGGGGGACGGCAAGCTCTCCGGCACGGTCACCTACTGGGACACCTCCAACGAGACCGAGGCCGCGGTCTTCCAGGCCGTCGCCGAGGAGTTCGCCGACGAGCACCCCGGGGTCACGGTCGACTACGTGAACGTCGGTTTCGACGACGCGCAGAACCGGTTCAAGAACGCGGCCGGCGCCAACGAGGCCCCCGACGTGATGCGCACCGAGGTGGCCTGGGTCGCCGACTTCGCCAGCCTGGGCTACCTCTACCCGCTGGACGACACGGCCGCCCTGGACAACCAGGACGACTTCCTCGACGAGCCCTGGGCCAGCACCCAGTACGACGGCCAGACCTGGGCGGTGCCGCAGGTCACCGACACCCTGGCGCTCTTCTACAACAAGGAGCTGCTGGCGGAGGCCGGGGTCGAGGTGCCCGAGTCGCTCGACCAGATCCGGCAGGACGCCGACGCCTACGAGGCCGTCGGCACCGTCCCGCTCTATGTGCGCGGCGACGACCCGTACTGGTTCTTCCCCTTCCTCTACGGCGAGGGCGGCGACTTGGTGGACGCCGACGCCGAGCGGGTCACCATCGACGACGAAGCCGGCGTCGCCGCCTTCGAGCAGATGAACGACCTGATCGAGTCCGGTGCCGCGATCACCGACACCAGCGACGGCTGGGAGAACATGATGTCCGGGTTCGCCGGCGGCGACGTGGCCATGATGATCAACGGTCCCTGGGCGATCGCCGACGCCACCGAGGCGCTGGGCGACAACCTCGGCGTGGCCCCCGTGCCGGCCGGCAGCCAGGCGCAGGGCTCCCCGCTGGGCGGCTGGAACTACGGCATCTACGCGGGCACCCCGGACGCCGAGGCGTCCATGGAGTTCGTCAAGTACATGAGCTCGGCCGAGACCCAGGCGCGGATCACCGAGGAGCTGAGCCTCCTGCCCACCCGCGAGTCCGTCTACGCGGAGCCGGCGGTCGAGGCCAACGAGATGGTGCAGTTCTTCAAGCCGGCGGTCGACGTCGCCCACGAGCGGCCCTGGATCCCGCAGGCGCAGTCGCTCTTCGAGCCGCTGCGGATCTCCATCGAGTCCATGCTGACCGGCTCCGCCTCCCCCCAGGAAGCGGCCCAGGACACCGGGAACACCTACCGTGACCTGCTCGAAGACTGGAGCTGA
- a CDS encoding LacI family DNA-binding transcriptional regulator: protein MTARLADIAAQAGVSEATVSRVLNGKPGVASGTRESVLAALDLLGYERPSRLQKHSAGLVGLITPELENPIFPAFAQVICQALTRQGYTPVLATQTPGGSTEDELTSMLVERGVAGIIFISGLHADTSADMERYDRLRAGGVPFVLINGYAPSVRAPFVSPDDRTAMSLAVTHLASLGHREIGLALGPIRFVPVRRKVEGFLSAMAAELDVPAERAERLIEHSLFTLEGGQAAAGALLDAGCTAVICASDMMALGAIRAARQRGLAAPGDCSVIGFDDSPLIAFTDPPLTTIRQPVTAMGQAAVRALLEEVGGTPAPPSEFVFLPELVVRGSTAAAPAGRRP, encoded by the coding sequence GTGACCGCACGGCTAGCCGATATCGCAGCCCAGGCGGGGGTCAGTGAGGCAACCGTCAGCCGGGTGTTGAACGGCAAGCCGGGCGTCGCCTCGGGCACCCGCGAATCCGTGCTGGCCGCGCTCGATCTGCTGGGCTACGAACGCCCCTCCCGCCTCCAGAAGCACAGCGCCGGCCTCGTCGGGCTGATCACCCCCGAGCTGGAGAACCCGATCTTCCCCGCGTTCGCCCAGGTCATCTGCCAGGCGCTCACCCGTCAGGGCTACACGCCCGTGCTCGCCACCCAGACCCCGGGCGGCTCGACGGAGGACGAGCTGACCAGCATGCTGGTGGAGCGTGGCGTCGCCGGGATCATCTTCATCTCGGGCCTGCACGCCGACACCTCGGCCGACATGGAGCGCTACGACCGACTGCGCGCCGGCGGCGTTCCCTTCGTCCTGATCAACGGCTACGCCCCCAGCGTGCGCGCCCCGTTCGTCTCCCCCGACGACCGGACGGCGATGAGCCTGGCCGTGACGCATCTCGCGTCGCTCGGGCACCGCGAGATCGGCCTCGCCCTCGGGCCCATCCGGTTCGTCCCGGTGCGGCGCAAGGTCGAGGGCTTCCTCAGCGCCATGGCGGCCGAGCTCGACGTGCCGGCCGAACGGGCCGAGCGGCTGATCGAGCACTCGCTCTTCACCCTGGAGGGCGGACAGGCCGCGGCCGGCGCCCTGTTGGACGCCGGCTGCACCGCGGTGATCTGCGCCAGCGACATGATGGCCCTGGGCGCGATCCGCGCGGCCAGGCAGCGCGGGCTCGCCGCCCCGGGGGACTGCTCCGTGATCGGCTTCGACGACTCGCCGCTGATCGCCTTCACCGACCCGCCGCTGACCACCATTCGCCAGCCGGTCACGGCCATGGGCCAGGCCGCGGTGCGGGCGCTGCTGGAGGAGGTCGGGGGCACCCCGGCGCCGCCCAGCGAGTTCGTCTTCCTCCCCGAGCTGGTGGTGCGCGGCTCCACCGCCGCCGCGCCGGCGGGCCGGCGACCCTGA